A single genomic interval of Candidatus Obscuribacterales bacterium harbors:
- the purB gene encoding adenylosuccinate lyase yields the protein MIDRYSRPEMAALWSDEAKFQCWLEVEIAVCEAQAELGVIPKDAVADIKKKARFDLKRIDEIEAEVRHDVIAFLTSVAESVGENSRFVHLGMTSSDVIDTALALQLRKASALLMKDMDALEAAILKQARKHKHTVTIGRSHGIHAEPTTFGFKMAVWLEEIRRNKQRLVDATEMISVGQVSGAVGTYSNISPDVERLTCKYLGLTPDPVSTQIVQRDRHAQFVWTLACIGSSLDKFATEIRHLQRTDVLEVEEPFAKGQKGSSAMPHKRNPVGCENISGLARLLRGNSLAALENIPLWHERDISHSSVERVILPDSTILLDYMLARFTKIVDDLVVYPENMIANMDVFGGIVFSQAFLIKLVERGMSREDAYKIVQGNAMQAWNTKDGSFKDNLMNDKNVTGLLSAKEIEETFDPKHYLRNIDQVFERLGI from the coding sequence GTGATTGATCGTTATTCGCGTCCGGAAATGGCTGCGCTGTGGTCTGATGAAGCTAAGTTTCAGTGTTGGCTCGAAGTGGAAATTGCTGTTTGCGAAGCGCAAGCGGAATTGGGAGTGATACCAAAAGACGCTGTTGCCGATATCAAAAAGAAAGCCCGCTTTGACTTGAAGCGCATTGACGAAATTGAAGCGGAAGTCCGCCACGATGTGATTGCTTTCCTTACATCTGTCGCCGAATCAGTCGGCGAGAATTCGCGTTTTGTTCACCTCGGTATGACCAGTTCCGATGTAATTGACACAGCCTTGGCGCTGCAATTGCGCAAAGCCAGCGCATTGTTGATGAAAGACATGGACGCGCTGGAAGCAGCAATTTTGAAACAAGCGCGCAAGCACAAACACACAGTAACCATCGGCAGATCACACGGCATTCACGCTGAACCGACAACATTTGGATTTAAAATGGCTGTCTGGCTTGAAGAAATCCGCCGCAACAAGCAAAGACTAGTTGATGCAACAGAGATGATCTCTGTTGGTCAAGTAAGCGGCGCCGTTGGAACATATTCGAACATCTCGCCGGATGTGGAAAGACTCACTTGCAAATATTTGGGACTGACGCCTGATCCTGTCTCTACGCAAATAGTTCAGCGTGATAGACATGCCCAGTTTGTATGGACGCTTGCTTGCATCGGCTCCAGTCTCGACAAGTTTGCGACAGAGATTCGTCACTTGCAGCGTACGGATGTGCTGGAAGTGGAAGAACCATTTGCCAAAGGTCAGAAAGGATCTTCAGCAATGCCGCACAAGCGCAATCCGGTTGGTTGTGAAAACATCTCCGGCTTGGCTCGTTTACTGCGCGGCAATTCATTAGCAGCGTTGGAAAACATTCCTCTCTGGCACGAGCGTGACATCAGCCACAGCTCTGTTGAGCGCGTAATATTGCCGGATTCGACCATATTGCTCGATTACATGCTCGCTCGTTTTACAAAGATAGTTGATGATCTCGTTGTCTATCCGGAAAACATGATTGCCAACATGGATGTATTCGGCGGCATCGTATTCTCGCAAGCGTTTCTCATCAAGCTTGTTGAGCGCGGCATGAGTCGTGAAGATGCGTACAAGATTGTTCAGGGTAATGCCATGCAAGCTTGGAATACAAAAGATGGCAGCTTCAAAGACAATTTGATGAATGACAAGAATGTCACCGGTCTTTTGAGCGCGAAGGAAATTGAGGAAACATTTGA